The Marinobacter szutsaonensis sequence ATCAAGTGGATGTCCCGCCGGGATGCGCCGCTGCTGGTCAATCCCAAGCCTTCCTGGCACAAGCTGAGCTGGTTCGCCGAGTTCATTGCCGCCATTCCCCAATACGAAACCAACACCACCGAAACCGCCCGCCTGGCGATCGCGGCCCGTGATCACCTGTTCCAGTGGGCACAGGACGAAGGTATCGATTTCGACCTCAAAAAACGGGGTATTCTGCATATCTACCGTGACAAGGCCGGCTTCGATCACGCGGCCAACGTCTCGAAACTGCTCGCTTCCGGAGGCCTGGAGCGTCGGGCCGTGACACCGGAAGAAATGCGCGCGATCGAGCCGACGTTGGCGGGCAGCTATTACGGTGGCTTCTATACCGAGAGTGATTCAACCGGTGACATCCACAAATTCACCCACGGGCTGGCCGAGGCGATCCTGCGTCTCGGGGTCAGGACCTGCTATGGCCACACGGTCACCGAAGTGAGCGCGGATCAGCGCCATGCCTGGGTGACCGCCGATGACGGCGAACAGCAGAACCGTGAAACCTTTGATGGTGTGGTCGTCTGCGCGGGTGTGGGCAGCCGGGCTCTGGCGAGGAAGCTCGGCGATCGGGTGAACATTTATCCGGTCAAGGGCTATTCCATCACGGTTGAGCTCAACGACGAGGATTCCCGGAAAGCGGCACCCACCGTCAGTCTGCTGGACGACGCCACCAAGATCGTCACCAGCCGGCTTGGTGATGACCGGTTCCGGGTTGCGGGTACGGCAGAATTCAGCGGCTTCAATCGCGATATCCGGGATGACCGGATCCGTCCGCTCACCCGCTGGGTAGAGCAGTGTTTCCCCGGTGTCAGTACCCGGCGCGTCATCCCTTGGGCGGGGCTTCGCCCCATGCTGCCCAATATGATGCCGCGAGTGGGACCCGGCCGCCTGCCAACGGTGTTCTACAACACCGGTCATGGTCATCTGGGCTGGACGCTGTCTGCGATTACGGCCGAAATGTTGGCCGATGTGGTTGAGTCGGGGACTTTTTCTCCTGACAGCAAGACATCGCTGTGAAGTCTTTTCTTATTGTTTTCTCTACTTCCTGCGTTTTCAACTCATAAAGATCGGTTAATTTTAAAAAATTCAGGAAATTTTCCTGCCATTTGGCATATTTCAAGACTTTTCACTAAAAAAACTACGGTAGTATTTTAATCGTATGCTTTTTGCACATAGCAATTGCTATGCAGGCATATCGATGAAGCAAACTCTGCTCATAAAAGAACAAGAGAGACAAACTATGATTCGTAAACTTGCAACGCTAGTATTCGCGTGTGCTGCCTTCACATCCGTGAGCGCCACTGCCGACCAGCTGGACACCGTGATTCAACGAGGCACTTTGAATTGTGGTGTGGTCCTGGATTTCCCACCGATGGGGTATTTCGACGAAAACAATGAACCGGCCGGTTTTGACGTCGATTACTGTAACGACCTGGGCGAAGTGCTCGGCGTGGATGTGAATGTCCTCAACCTCACCTGGGGTGACCGGATCCCCTCCCTGATTTCCGGTAAGACCGATGTTGTAATCGGCTCTACCTCTGATACCCTGGAACGTGCCAAGACGGTTGGCTTTACCTACCCGTACTTCGTCTTCAAATTCCAGGTGATTTCTCATGAAGACAAGAACATCGATTCCTTTGAGGATCTGAAGGATCTCAAAGTCGGTGCAGCTCTCGGAACCACCTACGAAACCGAATACCTGGCTTATGCGGATAAACAGGGCTGGGGACGGGACAATTACACCTCGTTCAAATCTGAAAACGATGCTTTCCTGGGTCTGTACCAGGGCAAAGTCGACGCCATCATTTCCACCAACACCAATATCGCTACCAAGTTGCGGAGCAAGGAATTCGCAGACTTTGTCGCCGGCCCCTACGTCCCCAACTACGACGATGTTGTAGGCATCATTGCCAAGCGGGATGAAACCGCCTGGATCAACTACCTGAACCTGTTCCTGATTCACCAGATCCGCGACGGCAACATGAACAAGGCTTACAACAAGCATTTCGGTGTGGACGCGCCTGCCGATCTGATCCAGTCCCTGAGAGACAACAAGTAAGCGCTGAATTGGCGGCCGCCCGGCCGGGGGGTCGCCATGGCTCGTCTTACGGGCCAGGCGCAAGTTCCCATCTGCCCTGGCTCGGAGTTCTGATCACGGCTATCAATCAGCGTGGGTCGAGTTTCCTTCCATTCTAAGAAAATGGCCAAGGTATGGACTACGAATTTCACTGGAACATCGTGTTCCAGAATATGCCCGAGTTGCTGAACGGTGCGTTTGTTACCCTGCACGTCTCTGTTCTAGCCATGTTCCTGGGCGTTGTGATCGCCATATTGCTGGCGATTGCCAAAATGAACGACAGCAAACCCTTCTGCTACGTCGCAACGGTCTGGGTCGAGATTGCCCGAAACACGCCGGCCCTGTTCCAGATCTACATGGCGTATTTTGGCCTTGGGGCATTTGGCATACACCTGAGCCCCTATGTTGCGGTACTGAGTGCACTGGTGTTCATCAACGCCGGTTACCTCACCGAAACCTTCCGGGGCGGGTTCCAGTCGATTCCGGCTACCCAGTACAGCGCTTCCAAATCCCTGGGCATGACCAGCATCCAGGCTTACCGGTACATCATCCTGCCGCAGATGCTCAGGCGCATCTACCACCCGATGACCAACCAGTTTGTCTGGTCGATCCTGATGAGCTCGCTGGGCATTCTGGTGGGCATGAGCGAGCTTTCGGGTACCACCCAGAGGTTGCAGTCACTGTCGTTCCGAACACTTGAGTTCTTCATCGTGGCGGCGGTTATGTACTTTGTCATCACCAAGCTGGTGTTGTTCACTTCATCACTGCTTGCTCGCAGGCTCTTCAAGGGGGAAATCTGATGAATTCCTTATTCACACCCCTGTCCTGGAGCGATAGCGGCCTGATCCTGACCGGTATCTGGAATACCATCATCATCTCCGTTGTCGCCATCGTTGTCGGCACTGTTCTTGGTTTGATCATCGGTTTTGCCCGTTCTGAAAGCAACAAGGTGGTCAACGCACTTTTCGGCAGCGTGCTGGATGTGCTCAGAAGCGTTCCGCTGATCATCCAGCTTATCCTGTTCTCCACGTTCGTAGGTGCCATGGGAAGCCCGCTGGCCCCGTTTGTGGCAGGCTCTATCGTGCTTTCGCTGTATACCATGGCCTTCATGAGTGAAGTGTTCCGTGGTGGCTTCGAGAGCGTGAGCCCTTCAATGCAGACAGCTGCGCGCTCTCTGGGCATGACCAAATGGCAAACCATCTACCATATTCGGCTACCCATTGGCTTGCGCGCCGTCTTCCCCTCCTGGCTGGGTGTTTCTCTCAGCGTGATAAAGGACTCGGCCCTGGTCTCGGTCATCGGTTACATGGAATTGCTGCGCACCTCGGAGCAACTGATTTCAAGAACCCAGCAGCCGCTCGAGATCCTGATAGGCGTTGGTATCTTTTACTTCATTATTTCCTACCCGCTGTCCCATTACGGCCGGTATGTTGAGAGGAAAATGGCAATATGATCAGCGTACAGAATGTCCATAAATCCTTTGGAGACCTTGAAGTACTGAAAGGCGTGAGCCTGGATGTGGAAAAAGGCGAGGTCGTGAGTGTTATCGGAGGCTCTGGCAGCGGTAAGTCGACCCTGCTGTACTGCATCAATGCCATTGAGACGATCAACAGTGGCAAAATTCTGGTTGATGGTGTGGATGTCCATGCCAAAGAGACCAACAAGGACAAGTTGCGCCAGAAACTGGGCATGGTCTTCCAGCAGTGGAACTCCTTTCCTCACATGACGGTGCTGGAGAACGCCGCACTTGCCCCCCGGATCGTCAAGAAAATGAGCAGGGAAGAGGCGATGGAAATCGCCAAAAAAGAGCTCGAGCACGTGGGCCTGGGTGACAAGCTGGACGTTTACCCCACCAAAATGTCCGGCGGTCAACAGCAGCGCCTGGCAATCGCCCGGGCACTGGCCATGAAACCCGACTACATGCTGCTTGATGAGGTGACCTCCGCACTCGACCCGGAGCTGGTCGGTGAGGTTCTGGACACCTTGCGCCTGTTGGCGGAAGAGGGAATGACCATGATCTGCGTGACCCACGAAATGGGCTTCGCACGGGACGTCTCCGATCGGGTGGCGTATTTCCATCAGGGTGTTATTGCCGAGATTGGTGAGGCCAGGCAGGTGATTACGGATCCGCAGAACCCGCTCACCCAGAAGTTCCTGTCAAAAGTGCGCTAAAAAGTCGCCACAGGCGTGGCGCTGGTTGGGGAGCTTGTGGACCCGGGTTCCCCAACCACCTTATTTTGTCAGGTGGGCTATGAATATCCGATCCCTCGAAACCTTCTACTGGATCGCCAAACTCGGCAGTTTCCGCGCGACCGGTGACAAGCTCTATGCCTCCCAGCCCACGATTTCGGCCCGCATTTCCGGGCTTGAGGATGAGCTTGGTGTCGAGTTGTTCGACCGCTCCGGCCGCAGCGCCGTACTGACGGCAAAAGGACGGGAATTGCTGATTTATGCGGAGAAAATCCTGGAACTTCACCGGGAATTGCTGGAAAAGGTGGCGGATCCGGAGTCCATCCACGGCACCATCCGGCTGGGGGTGGCGGAGACCATTGCCTACACCTGGCTGCCGAAACTGATCGAGCGGATCAACGAGACCTATCCGGCGATCAATCTGGAGCTGGATGTCGACATCTCCGTCAATCTTGCCGAAAAGCTGATCAAACGGGAAATCGACATTGCCTTCCTGATTGGCGATGTCCGCCATGAGGATTTTGTCACCAAACCCTTCTGCAGTTATTCCCTGACCTGGGTGGCCAGCCCGAAAATGACCCTGCCTGAGGACCCGCTCAGCCTGTCCTCACTGGCACGGATTCCGATCATCACTTACCCGCGCATGAGCGAGCCTCACGCCCATATCCGTTCGCTGATTCATCCCGTGGGACGTTCCATCCAGATTCACTCCAGCTCGTCGCTTTCGACCATCATCCGGATGACGGTGGACGGCATTGGCGTCAGCGCCTTGCCCCGGGAGATCGTGACCAGTGAGCTGGCCTCCGGCAAATTGCGGGAGTTCCGGGTGGAGGCGACCCTTCCGGACCTGGTGTTCAACGTGGCCTACATGACGGCTCCCGGGGCCCATGTGGTTCGTGCCGTTGCGGATCTCTCCCTGAACCTGGTCGCTTCCGAAAGGAAATAAAAAGCTGATTTTTGTAACTGATCAGGTTTTTCGATCAATTTAGATCCTTATTATCAATTGGAATTGATCATTGTTTTCGCCTTAACTTAAGTACAAACCAGTACAGGGCGAAAAAATGACCAACTCCAACGCTTCCCCCGCTCAAGCGGTCCGCCTCCGGGCCCGTGATGGCAGCCTGACCGGTCCTACTGCCGGCCTGGCCAACGGCTTCGTCCAGGTTAACCTGGTTATTCTTCCAGAAGCACAGGCCAACGGCTTCCTGCGCTTCTGCCAGGCCAATCCGAAGCCGTGCCCGCTCATTGCCGTCAGTGAACCTGGCTACCGGGGCTGCGAGATCCTCGCCGATGATCTGGATATCGCCCGCGATGTGCCGTCCTACTGTGTCTACCGTGACGGCCAGTTGTCGGAAACCCTTACCGATGTCTCCGGCCTCTGGCGGGATGACCTGGTGACCTTCGCCCTGGGCTGCTCGTTCAGCTTCGAGCACGCCCTGGTGCAGAACGGCGTGGCGGTACGTCACATTGATGAGGGCCGGAACGTGCCCATGTTCAAAACCTCGATTCCGCTCCAGGCCGCCGGCGGTTTTGCCGGCCGGATGGTGGTGTCCATGCGGCCCTTCCGTGCAGCTCAGGCTATCCGCGCGGTGCAGATTACCACCCGTTATCCCCAGGCCCACGGCGCCCCGGTGCACCTGGGCGATCCGGCGCTGATCGGGATTTCCGATCTGGCGCATCCGGACTACGGCGATGCCGTTTCGGTCCATACTGATGAAATCCCGGTCTTCTGGGCCTGCGGCGTGACACCCCAGCAGGTGTTGATGGATGCGGGCGTTCCATTCGCGATCACCCATAACCCGGGCCACATGCTGGTGACCGATATTCCCGAAAGCCACGTGGCCCTGCTGTAAAAACGAACGACAACAAAGAGAAGAGGAACCATCCCATGATCAGCAAGAACTGTCTTACCTCCGCTGTCGCTGCCGTAACCCTTGCCCTGGCCGGTCAGGCTTCCGCGCAGGAGATCGACGAGACCAGCATTTCCTACGTGGGCAGCTGGAGCAGCCTCTCCCTGTACCAGAATTTCGAAAAGCCGTTCTGGGGCACACACATTCCCGAGGCTTCCGGCGGGAACATCTCCACTGAGGTCACCACCTTTGACCAGATGGGCCTCGGGGGCGGTGAGGTATACCGCCTGATGGCCCGGAATGTCATCGAGGTTACCTCCACGGTGGCCGACTACGCCGTCCAGGATGCACCGGAACTCGAGGGGCTGGACATGCCCATGATCGCGCCGGATGTGGAAACCGCCCGCAAGATCGCCGAGGCCTACTGGCCGGTTCTGGATGATGCCTTCAGCGAACGGTTTGACGGTGCCAAGGTGCTGGCGGTGGTCCCGTATCCATCCCAGGTGGTGTTCTGCAACACCGAGATCAGTGGTCTGTCCGACCTGGCCGGCAAGAAGGTCCGCGCCAGCGGCCGCACCACCGCCGAGTTCCTGCAGGCCCTGGGTGCGGAGGGTATTACCCTGAACTTCAGCGAGGTACCGGGAGCCCTGCAGCGCGGCGTAATTGACTGTGCCGTCACCGGTTCTCTCTCGGGCTACAGCTCAGGCTGGTATGAAGTGTCCACCCATCTGTATCCGCTGCCGGTTGGTGGCTGGGACCATGTGGTCACCGCCATGAATGGCAAGAAGTGGCAGTCCTTGTCTCCGGAGACCCAGGAGTGGTTGTTGAAAGAGGTAAAGGAAAATTACGAAGAGCCGGTGTGGGCCTCTGCGGTGCCTGAAACCAAGGAGGGTATTGC is a genomic window containing:
- a CDS encoding putative hydro-lyase; this encodes MTNSNASPAQAVRLRARDGSLTGPTAGLANGFVQVNLVILPEAQANGFLRFCQANPKPCPLIAVSEPGYRGCEILADDLDIARDVPSYCVYRDGQLSETLTDVSGLWRDDLVTFALGCSFSFEHALVQNGVAVRHIDEGRNVPMFKTSIPLQAAGGFAGRMVVSMRPFRAAQAIRAVQITTRYPQAHGAPVHLGDPALIGISDLAHPDYGDAVSVHTDEIPVFWACGVTPQQVLMDAGVPFAITHNPGHMLVTDIPESHVALL
- a CDS encoding LysR family transcriptional regulator, producing the protein MNIRSLETFYWIAKLGSFRATGDKLYASQPTISARISGLEDELGVELFDRSGRSAVLTAKGRELLIYAEKILELHRELLEKVADPESIHGTIRLGVAETIAYTWLPKLIERINETYPAINLELDVDISVNLAEKLIKREIDIAFLIGDVRHEDFVTKPFCSYSLTWVASPKMTLPEDPLSLSSLARIPIITYPRMSEPHAHIRSLIHPVGRSIQIHSSSSLSTIIRMTVDGIGVSALPREIVTSELASGKLREFRVEATLPDLVFNVAYMTAPGAHVVRAVADLSLNLVASERK
- a CDS encoding amino acid ABC transporter permease — translated: MNSLFTPLSWSDSGLILTGIWNTIIISVVAIVVGTVLGLIIGFARSESNKVVNALFGSVLDVLRSVPLIIQLILFSTFVGAMGSPLAPFVAGSIVLSLYTMAFMSEVFRGGFESVSPSMQTAARSLGMTKWQTIYHIRLPIGLRAVFPSWLGVSLSVIKDSALVSVIGYMELLRTSEQLISRTQQPLEILIGVGIFYFIISYPLSHYGRYVERKMAI
- a CDS encoding TRAP transporter substrate-binding protein yields the protein MISKNCLTSAVAAVTLALAGQASAQEIDETSISYVGSWSSLSLYQNFEKPFWGTHIPEASGGNISTEVTTFDQMGLGGGEVYRLMARNVIEVTSTVADYAVQDAPELEGLDMPMIAPDVETARKIAEAYWPVLDDAFSERFDGAKVLAVVPYPSQVVFCNTEISGLSDLAGKKVRASGRTTAEFLQALGAEGITLNFSEVPGALQRGVIDCAVTGSLSGYSSGWYEVSTHLYPLPVGGWDHVVTAMNGKKWQSLSPETQEWLLKEVKENYEEPVWASAVPETKEGIACLTGQGECSRGEPGDMVLVEATESDFQQVSRHLEETLLPNWAARVDQRWVDRWNETIGSVSGLKASK
- a CDS encoding amino acid ABC transporter ATP-binding protein — protein: MISVQNVHKSFGDLEVLKGVSLDVEKGEVVSVIGGSGSGKSTLLYCINAIETINSGKILVDGVDVHAKETNKDKLRQKLGMVFQQWNSFPHMTVLENAALAPRIVKKMSREEAMEIAKKELEHVGLGDKLDVYPTKMSGGQQQRLAIARALAMKPDYMLLDEVTSALDPELVGEVLDTLRLLAEEGMTMICVTHEMGFARDVSDRVAYFHQGVIAEIGEARQVITDPQNPLTQKFLSKVR
- a CDS encoding amino acid ABC transporter permease, which translates into the protein MDYEFHWNIVFQNMPELLNGAFVTLHVSVLAMFLGVVIAILLAIAKMNDSKPFCYVATVWVEIARNTPALFQIYMAYFGLGAFGIHLSPYVAVLSALVFINAGYLTETFRGGFQSIPATQYSASKSLGMTSIQAYRYIILPQMLRRIYHPMTNQFVWSILMSSLGILVGMSELSGTTQRLQSLSFRTLEFFIVAAVMYFVITKLVLFTSSLLARRLFKGEI
- a CDS encoding transporter substrate-binding domain-containing protein — its product is MIRKLATLVFACAAFTSVSATADQLDTVIQRGTLNCGVVLDFPPMGYFDENNEPAGFDVDYCNDLGEVLGVDVNVLNLTWGDRIPSLISGKTDVVIGSTSDTLERAKTVGFTYPYFVFKFQVISHEDKNIDSFEDLKDLKVGAALGTTYETEYLAYADKQGWGRDNYTSFKSENDAFLGLYQGKVDAIISTNTNIATKLRSKEFADFVAGPYVPNYDDVVGIIAKRDETAWINYLNLFLIHQIRDGNMNKAYNKHFGVDAPADLIQSLRDNK
- a CDS encoding D-amino acid dehydrogenase encodes the protein MKRIAVIGGGITGITTAYTLAKRGLDVTVYEKHRYAAMETSFANGGQLSASNAEVWNNWQTVIKGIKWMSRRDAPLLVNPKPSWHKLSWFAEFIAAIPQYETNTTETARLAIAARDHLFQWAQDEGIDFDLKKRGILHIYRDKAGFDHAANVSKLLASGGLERRAVTPEEMRAIEPTLAGSYYGGFYTESDSTGDIHKFTHGLAEAILRLGVRTCYGHTVTEVSADQRHAWVTADDGEQQNRETFDGVVVCAGVGSRALARKLGDRVNIYPVKGYSITVELNDEDSRKAAPTVSLLDDATKIVTSRLGDDRFRVAGTAEFSGFNRDIRDDRIRPLTRWVEQCFPGVSTRRVIPWAGLRPMLPNMMPRVGPGRLPTVFYNTGHGHLGWTLSAITAEMLADVVESGTFSPDSKTSL